In the genome of Sinobacterium caligoides, one region contains:
- a CDS encoding DEAD/DEAH box helicase has translation MSFADLGLSAPILKAVAKQGYDTPSPIQAAAIPAVLEGRDVMAAAQTGTGKTAGFTLPILEKLSTGTSANPNQVRALILTPTRELAAQIAENVEQYGANLTLRSTVVFGGVKINPQMMKLRRGVDILIATPGRLLDLYNQKAVRFDQLEILVLDEADRMLDMGFIHDIKKILAVLPKRRQNLLFSATFSDDIRNLARGLVNDPVEVSVAAPNSTADRVEQCIYPVDKKQKTRLLIKLILDNEWQQVLVFSRTKHGANRISKTLEEAGISSAPIHGNKSQAARTKALAGFKYGKVRVLVATDIAARGIDIDQLPQVVNFDLPNVAEDYVHRIGRTGRAGASGCAVSLVSNDEEQQLSDIERLLKRHLERHIIDGFKPVQEVAETNLSRRQKKPKKARTPREHHDGQRSTGSSNQRSRHANERSDGGQRGSDRRGNSSDGESGEGKRPSRAQQNRPGNRNGQKRRRPQGGGNQSSSRSDNSPSGNR, from the coding sequence ATGAGCTTTGCCGACCTGGGCCTTTCGGCCCCTATCCTGAAGGCCGTTGCCAAACAGGGCTACGACACCCCATCCCCGATCCAAGCTGCGGCCATCCCTGCCGTACTAGAGGGACGAGATGTCATGGCCGCGGCACAGACCGGTACGGGGAAAACGGCAGGGTTCACCCTGCCGATCCTAGAAAAGCTATCCACAGGCACTAGCGCCAATCCCAACCAAGTTCGAGCGCTAATCCTGACCCCGACTCGTGAGCTAGCGGCACAAATTGCCGAAAACGTCGAACAGTACGGTGCCAACCTAACGCTACGCTCAACCGTCGTCTTCGGCGGCGTCAAGATCAATCCGCAGATGATGAAGCTTCGGCGCGGTGTCGACATACTCATCGCCACTCCAGGCCGTCTACTCGACCTCTACAACCAGAAAGCGGTACGCTTTGATCAACTTGAGATCCTGGTCCTCGATGAGGCCGATCGCATGCTCGATATGGGCTTTATTCACGACATCAAAAAGATACTCGCCGTACTGCCGAAGCGCCGACAAAACCTATTGTTTTCCGCCACCTTCTCTGACGACATCCGCAACCTTGCACGCGGTTTAGTCAACGATCCTGTCGAGGTCTCTGTCGCTGCTCCCAACAGCACCGCCGACCGTGTTGAACAGTGTATCTACCCTGTGGATAAAAAACAGAAGACACGACTGCTGATCAAGCTAATTCTTGATAATGAATGGCAGCAAGTACTGGTCTTCTCGCGCACTAAGCATGGTGCCAACCGCATCAGTAAGACGCTAGAGGAAGCCGGCATTAGCTCCGCTCCCATCCACGGCAACAAGAGCCAGGCAGCCCGCACCAAGGCACTGGCCGGTTTCAAATACGGCAAAGTCAGAGTCCTGGTGGCCACCGACATCGCCGCCCGCGGCATCGACATTGACCAACTGCCACAGGTCGTCAACTTCGATCTACCCAACGTTGCCGAAGATTATGTTCATCGCATCGGCCGTACAGGCCGTGCTGGTGCCAGCGGCTGTGCCGTCTCTCTTGTTTCTAACGACGAAGAGCAGCAGCTCAGCGATATCGAGCGCCTGCTCAAGCGCCACCTAGAACGGCATATTATCGACGGTTTCAAGCCGGTACAGGAGGTCGCCGAGACCAACCTCAGCCGCAGACAAAAAAAGCCCAAGAAGGCCAGGACACCCAGAGAGCATCACGACGGCCAACGCAGTACCGGCAGCAGCAACCAACGCTCCCGTCACGCCAATGAACGCAGTGATGGCGGCCAGAGAGGCAGTGACCGACGCGGTAACAGTAGCGATGGCGAGTCAGGCGAAGGCAAACGCCCCTCACGAGCCCAGCAGAACCGCCCCGGTAATCGTAACGGCCAAAAACGTCGTCGCCCCCAGGGCGGCGGCAATCAGAGTAGCAGCCGGTCTGACAACAGCCCAAGCGGTAATCGTTAA
- a CDS encoding AsmA family protein: MIKLLIRTILALAGLVILVISVCLLAPNKTLRPLLTQQATQLLSTDVSIASLELCLSCNTLQFNKIIIESPEGFGNQPLLQITQATIELRLNQLYREPIFVDNIALSGVHVHYLKTGKRSNITSLLAQLPHQDFFSDEQPMQENTAHSAGQQKLLVDHLTLTDVTVSAHSPEIGSETLELKLPPLELFELGGKNGQPAGAIAAQVIARLQLELAAALIRNPAFRERIRQQAAQRLRLRASEN; encoded by the coding sequence ATGATAAAACTTTTAATTCGTACAATACTTGCCTTAGCTGGACTCGTTATTCTCGTCATCAGTGTTTGTCTGCTGGCCCCCAATAAAACACTACGCCCATTACTGACGCAGCAAGCCACACAGCTACTAAGTACAGACGTCAGCATTGCTAGCCTTGAGTTATGCCTGAGCTGCAACACACTGCAGTTCAATAAGATCATCATAGAAAGCCCTGAGGGCTTCGGCAATCAACCGTTACTGCAGATCACCCAGGCCACAATCGAACTAAGGCTCAATCAACTTTATCGGGAACCGATTTTCGTTGATAACATAGCATTATCAGGCGTGCATGTTCATTATCTAAAAACCGGTAAGCGTAGCAACATCACGAGCCTCTTGGCTCAACTGCCACACCAAGACTTCTTCTCTGATGAGCAGCCTATGCAAGAAAACACAGCTCACTCTGCCGGGCAGCAAAAATTATTGGTTGATCATTTGACTCTCACCGACGTCACGGTCTCCGCACACAGCCCAGAGATAGGAAGTGAGACACTAGAGCTGAAATTACCGCCCCTTGAGCTCTTCGAGCTTGGCGGTAAAAATGGCCAACCCGCTGGCGCTATCGCAGCGCAAGTGATCGCTCGCCTACAACTAGAGCTCGCTGCCGCACTGATCCGCAACCCCGCTTTCAGAGAGCGTATACGCCAGCAAGCTGCGCAGCGACTTCGCCTGCGCGCCTCCGAAAACTAA
- a CDS encoding acyl-CoA thioesterase has translation MDTPQRSITLRFLAEPQDVNFGGKVHGGAVMKWIDLAAYACSAGWSGRYCVTAYAGGIRFIAPIHVGNLVEVEAKVIHTGNSSMHIAIEVNACDPKSLNKRQTTQCIVIMVAVDESGEKIKVPTWVPETEEDIKQHETAIKLMAMRQTINEEMEIFRDK, from the coding sequence ATGGATACACCACAACGCAGTATTACGCTAAGATTCTTAGCCGAGCCACAAGATGTCAATTTTGGCGGCAAGGTGCACGGCGGTGCCGTAATGAAGTGGATCGACCTAGCCGCCTATGCCTGTTCCGCAGGCTGGAGCGGCCGCTACTGTGTCACCGCCTATGCCGGCGGCATCCGCTTCATCGCTCCCATCCATGTGGGCAACTTAGTCGAGGTGGAAGCCAAGGTAATCCATACCGGTAATTCCTCAATGCACATTGCCATCGAGGTCAATGCCTGCGACCCGAAGTCTCTGAACAAACGCCAAACCACTCAGTGCATCGTTATTATGGTCGCCGTCGATGAGAGTGGCGAGAAAATCAAAGTCCCAACCTGGGTGCCTGAGACCGAAGAAGATATCAAGCAACACGAGACGGCGATCAAGTTAATGGCTATGCGTCAAACCATTAACGAAGAGATGGAAATATTCAGGGATAAGTAA
- a CDS encoding PA1571 family protein gives MGIQQQNYEKLDENFIYRATVIDQHGNEVRITSAMIDDACNKLIAADKQNSQAR, from the coding sequence ATGGGAATACAGCAACAGAACTACGAAAAACTTGATGAAAACTTTATCTATCGCGCTACTGTTATTGATCAGCACGGCAATGAAGTTAGGATCACCAGCGCGATGATAGACGACGCCTGCAACAAGCTTATCGCTGCCGACAAGCAAAATAGCCAAGCCCGTTAA
- a CDS encoding DUF2804 domain-containing protein, with protein sequence MHNKTQKAPDSLIDSSGNPLFGFFDAPIANLGIDRFAYTDAMDKPAGAISKYFHYKQFQFVCINTGDFLIGLAVADIRYIGTAFCYLYDLSNNQLVEQSWLRPMGIGYQMTPSPRQGSAHIGTSGSSIHFDIDDGQWRVIIDTANIQADLSLLQPCGSLPLAMCSPTGYSGWTYTQKHNALKVSGTLKVNHHAIPLECALASYDFSAGYMRRETSWRWASVNASTQDGLLGLNLAAGVNETGCCENAFWLDGERHYLPPVRFDFPRHSSRSDNSWHIYSDNGQVDLHFTPLNNRSEKLNLLLLKNNFRQFIGYFNGTIRSPDKRELKLNETLGITEDHFSRW encoded by the coding sequence ATGCATAACAAAACGCAAAAAGCGCCAGACAGCCTCATCGACTCGTCGGGAAACCCCCTCTTTGGCTTCTTTGATGCCCCCATCGCAAACTTAGGTATCGATCGCTTTGCCTATACCGATGCCATGGACAAACCCGCTGGCGCAATCAGCAAATATTTCCATTACAAGCAGTTCCAGTTTGTTTGCATCAACACCGGCGATTTCCTCATTGGCTTAGCGGTTGCGGACATACGCTATATCGGCACGGCTTTCTGTTATCTCTACGATCTCAGCAACAACCAACTAGTTGAGCAGAGTTGGCTTCGCCCCATGGGTATCGGCTATCAAATGACGCCGTCGCCTAGACAGGGCTCGGCACACATAGGAACATCTGGCTCATCCATCCACTTCGATATTGACGATGGCCAATGGCGAGTCATCATCGACACCGCGAACATTCAGGCTGATCTCAGCCTCCTGCAACCTTGCGGCAGCCTGCCCCTCGCCATGTGCAGCCCTACCGGCTACAGCGGCTGGACCTACACACAAAAACACAACGCACTGAAAGTATCCGGTACACTCAAGGTCAACCATCACGCTATTCCCTTAGAATGCGCACTGGCCAGCTATGACTTTTCCGCGGGTTATATGCGCCGCGAAACTAGCTGGCGCTGGGCCAGCGTCAACGCTAGCACCCAAGACGGGTTACTGGGCCTCAACCTTGCCGCCGGCGTCAATGAAACCGGCTGCTGCGAGAATGCCTTCTGGCTCGACGGTGAGAGACACTACCTCCCCCCCGTACGCTTCGACTTTCCTCGACACAGTAGTAGAAGCGACAATAGCTGGCACATCTACAGCGATAACGGCCAGGTTGACCTACACTTCACCCCGCTCAACAACCGCAGTGAGAAACTCAACCTGCTATTGCTGAAAAACAACTTTCGCCAGTTTATCGGCTATTTCAACGGCACCATCCGCTCTCCGGATAAGCGCGAGCTGAAACTCAACGAGACCCTAGGAATCACCGAAGACCATTTCTCTCGCTGGTAA
- a CDS encoding YecA family protein, translated as MSESSVTKLNATEARQLGAYLRSKRAPSGSLSLNGLKGYLFAVCACPQSTPSEQWLPAIFAGEMPSFADKDQTILPLIDQLMRHTQQEVNNAEYKLPANCSFKKDDIESNFLAGSALHEWSAGFTLALQANIESWRSFADSDAELKQELLSLWSYLTFFGNREAAAQSAKDNKAEDFARFAYETRQQLTTVIKQYAAHAVQRQGQSTTAENQSVENTDEGLDAVDKLLARAAQASSSAEVVELATEALAIDPERVDTLLLLARYTAKNVTDYITKLRVAVITGEKNLGDAFFDQHSGNFGSQTQSLDYLEALSSLANAYIMDKQIEEGIATYERCLSLNNDDQHANRYSLINLYLGQQAIDKAEQLLGRYPDDDSAFFNYSRTLLSFMRHGNNSDSRKLKKAAIKSNKYVAKYLSGRNKVAKQIPQQFTRGDRDEAMIYCFETQSTWRKAAGSIPWLLKK; from the coding sequence ATGTCAGAATCCAGTGTCACAAAACTTAACGCAACAGAGGCCCGCCAGCTGGGCGCTTACCTCCGTTCAAAACGTGCACCCAGCGGCAGCCTCAGTCTGAACGGTTTGAAAGGCTATCTCTTTGCCGTCTGCGCTTGTCCGCAGAGCACCCCTAGCGAACAATGGCTACCCGCGATCTTCGCTGGCGAGATGCCCAGCTTCGCCGACAAAGACCAGACGATTCTCCCCCTCATCGACCAACTGATGCGGCACACCCAGCAAGAAGTTAATAACGCCGAATACAAGCTACCTGCCAACTGCAGTTTTAAGAAAGATGATATCGAGAGTAATTTCCTCGCCGGTAGCGCCCTGCACGAGTGGTCGGCGGGATTCACCCTCGCCCTGCAGGCGAACATAGAGAGCTGGCGCAGCTTCGCCGACAGTGACGCGGAGCTGAAACAAGAGCTGCTTTCACTGTGGAGCTATCTCACCTTCTTCGGCAACCGTGAAGCCGCAGCACAAAGCGCTAAGGATAATAAGGCCGAAGACTTCGCCCGCTTCGCCTACGAGACTCGCCAACAACTCACTACGGTCATCAAACAGTACGCGGCGCACGCCGTACAACGACAAGGTCAGAGCACTACGGCGGAGAACCAATCGGTCGAAAACACCGACGAAGGCCTCGATGCCGTCGACAAGTTACTCGCGCGCGCAGCCCAGGCGAGCAGCAGCGCCGAAGTCGTCGAGTTGGCCACCGAAGCGTTGGCTATCGATCCTGAACGCGTAGACACACTGCTTTTACTAGCGCGCTACACCGCCAAAAACGTCACCGACTACATCACCAAGCTACGCGTCGCAGTGATCACCGGCGAGAAGAATCTCGGCGATGCCTTCTTCGACCAACACAGCGGCAATTTTGGCAGCCAAACACAGAGCCTAGATTACCTTGAAGCCCTTAGCAGTCTGGCCAATGCCTATATCATGGACAAGCAAATTGAAGAAGGCATTGCCACATACGAGCGCTGCCTCAGCCTCAACAACGACGATCAACACGCCAACCGCTACTCATTGATCAACCTCTACCTCGGCCAGCAAGCCATCGACAAGGCCGAGCAACTCCTCGGTCGCTACCCCGATGATGACAGCGCCTTTTTTAATTACAGCCGCACACTGCTGAGCTTCATGCGTCACGGCAATAACAGCGATAGCCGAAAGCTAAAAAAGGCGGCAATCAAGAGCAACAAATACGTGGCAAAATATCTCAGCGGCCGCAACAAAGTGGCGAAACAGATCCCACAACAATTCACCCGCGGCGACAGGGATGAAGCAATGATTTACTGCTTCGAGACCCAATCCACCTGGCGCAAAGCTGCAGGTTCCATCCCCTGGTTGCTAAAAAAGTAA
- the aceK gene encoding bifunctional isocitrate dehydrogenase kinase/phosphatase — protein MTTSVYLARTILNSFEAMFADFQNVTLGAKARFEQADWLAVHSAQKSRLEIYKAKIAQLTELLRTLAGERVDEGLLWRQAKRDYLTLISHHINYEIAESFFNSIYCSIFKHRHISDNEAFVLSSKMAVDPSTDFPVYRSYNTFSNVPNMIRKIIDDYPFDVAYEDLDRDIRAATRSAIENITPQIIGDHHNIRVDVLNPVFFRNKGAYLVGRILNDDTAPIPFVLPIVNAPERGLRIDTLIFAPDEVSVIFSFTRWYFMVDSQVPSQIVSFLHGLMPQKRISELYSCIGFRKHAKTEFYRDFIDHLASSDDQFVVAPGIKGMVMAVFTLPSLDIVFKLIKDKFTPPKEVTADIVREKYRLVTRSDRVGRMADTQEFKHLRIPKHRFSDELLAELYQDAPSLLSEEDGDIIIKHLYTERRMTPLNLYLRDANDQQLWSVMDEYGNAIKELAAANIFPGDMLLKNFGVTRHGRVVFYDYDEICHITDCHFRSIPAPMTPEQEMASTPWYSVGEFDIFPEEFGLFFAGNRKARQAFDQLHSDLYSVEFWLELQKNIQQGQFMDVFPYRRNRRFIRDRKPST, from the coding sequence ATGACAACCTCGGTATATCTCGCACGCACAATCCTGAACAGCTTCGAGGCCATGTTCGCCGACTTTCAAAATGTCACGCTGGGTGCCAAGGCACGCTTCGAGCAGGCTGACTGGCTCGCCGTCCACTCTGCGCAGAAAAGCCGCCTAGAAATTTACAAGGCAAAGATTGCCCAGCTGACCGAGCTACTCCGCACTTTGGCCGGTGAGCGCGTCGATGAGGGTCTACTGTGGCGGCAGGCCAAGCGTGACTATCTCACCTTAATCAGCCACCACATCAACTACGAAATTGCCGAATCCTTCTTCAACTCCATCTACTGTTCCATCTTTAAACATCGTCATATTAGCGATAATGAAGCTTTTGTTTTATCTTCAAAGATGGCCGTCGACCCCAGCACCGACTTTCCGGTTTACCGTAGCTATAACACCTTCAGCAACGTCCCCAACATGATACGCAAGATCATCGACGACTACCCCTTCGATGTCGCTTACGAAGACTTAGACCGAGACATTCGTGCAGCCACACGCAGCGCTATCGAAAACATCACTCCCCAAATTATTGGTGATCACCACAATATTCGCGTCGACGTTTTAAACCCGGTGTTCTTCCGTAACAAGGGCGCCTACTTAGTCGGACGAATACTCAACGACGATACCGCTCCGATCCCCTTCGTACTACCCATCGTCAACGCACCAGAACGCGGCCTGCGCATCGACACCCTCATCTTCGCCCCCGATGAGGTCAGCGTCATCTTCAGCTTCACCCGCTGGTATTTTATGGTCGACTCGCAAGTGCCATCACAAATCGTCTCTTTCCTACACGGGCTGATGCCGCAGAAGCGCATCTCTGAGCTCTACAGCTGTATTGGTTTCCGCAAGCATGCAAAGACAGAGTTCTACCGCGATTTCATCGACCACCTTGCCAGCTCTGACGACCAGTTTGTCGTTGCTCCAGGTATCAAAGGTATGGTCATGGCCGTGTTTACCCTCCCCTCTCTCGACATTGTCTTTAAACTCATCAAAGATAAGTTCACCCCGCCAAAGGAGGTCACTGCCGATATCGTTCGTGAAAAATATCGCTTAGTCACACGCAGCGACCGGGTTGGGCGCATGGCCGACACACAAGAGTTTAAGCACCTTCGTATCCCCAAACACCGTTTCAGCGATGAGCTACTCGCCGAGCTTTATCAAGACGCACCATCACTGCTCTCCGAGGAAGATGGCGACATCATTATCAAGCACCTCTACACCGAGCGCCGTATGACACCGCTGAACCTCTATCTTCGCGATGCAAACGATCAACAGCTTTGGAGTGTGATGGATGAATACGGTAACGCTATCAAAGAGCTTGCGGCCGCTAATATATTCCCCGGTGACATGCTACTAAAAAACTTTGGCGTCACCCGCCACGGCCGTGTGGTATTTTATGATTACGATGAAATTTGCCACATCACCGACTGCCATTTCCGCAGTATTCCCGCACCGATGACTCCCGAGCAAGAGATGGCTTCGACCCCTTGGTACTCCGTCGGAGAGTTCGATATTTTTCCCGAAGAGTTCGGTCTGTTTTTCGCAGGTAACCGCAAGGCTCGACAAGCCTTCGACCAATTACACAGCGACCTCTACAGTGTTGAGTTCTGGTTAGAGCTACAGAAAAATATCCAACAGGGACAATTCATGGATGTCTTCCCCTATCGTCGTAACCGCCGCTTTATCCGCGACAGAAAGCCAAGTACCTAA